One Mycoplasma wenyonii str. Massachusetts DNA window includes the following coding sequences:
- the rplJ gene encoding 50S ribosomal protein L10: protein MSVRKYHSIKSEQVKELSQKLKSSNSFASLNYSTLGVKSSHWLRKEVKKFDGEIKFVSNNVLRRALSTVVDSPIKLSGQNLVLIVNSEKIAPLKLFGELVRKYKLLKIGVVYCDKQLLTEEQKEYLPSWSEKEDAYAKLAYLLLSPILSLLFLLKSISEKQ, encoded by the coding sequence ATGAGTGTTAGAAAATATCACTCTATTAAGTCTGAGCAAGTAAAAGAGCTTTCTCAAAAGTTAAAGTCTTCTAACTCCTTTGCAAGTCTTAACTACAGCACACTAGGAGTCAAATCTTCCCACTGACTAAGAAAAGAGGTAAAGAAGTTTGATGGAGAGATTAAGTTTGTCTCCAATAATGTACTAAGAAGAGCACTTAGTACTGTTGTTGACTCTCCTATTAAGTTAAGTGGACAGAATCTAGTCTTAATAGTTAATTCAGAGAAGATTGCTCCTTTAAAGCTATTTGGAGAGTTAGTTAGGAAATACAAGTTACTAAAAATAGGAGTTGTTTATTGTGATAAGCAACTACTAACTGAAGAACAAAAAGAGTATCTTCCTTCTTGATCAGAGAAAGAAGATGCATATGCTAAATTAGCCTATTTACTGCTTTCTCCTATACTTTCTTTGTTATTCTTATTGAAGAGTATCTCCGAGAAACAATAA
- the rplL gene encoding 50S ribosomal protein L7/L12 yields MSEESKSNLTEKTQNLIEQIKGFTVLELNELIRGLESEFKVSAANFSAGPATAKSDDSAEDKADVNKDLHLVSAGGNKIGVIKLVRELTALGLMEAKKIVDSAPGLVKADIPASQFDELKAKFEAVGASVEFKLPS; encoded by the coding sequence ATGTCAGAAGAAAGTAAGTCTAATCTAACTGAAAAAACTCAAAACTTAATAGAACAAATTAAGGGGTTTACTGTATTAGAACTAAATGAATTAATTAGAGGTCTAGAAAGTGAATTTAAGGTTAGTGCAGCTAATTTCTCTGCAGGACCAGCAACTGCTAAGTCAGATGATTCAGCTGAAGACAAAGCAGATGTAAATAAAGACCTACACTTAGTTTCTGCAGGAGGTAACAAGATTGGAGTTATTAAGTTAGTTAGAGAGTTAACCGCTTTAGGACTAATGGAAGCTAAGAAGATAGTTGATAGTGCACCTGGATTAGTGAAAGCAGATATTCCTGCTTCACAATTTGATGAACTAAAAGCTAAGTTTGAAGCTGTGGGGGCTAGTGTGGAATTTAAATTGCCATCCTAG
- the rpsJ gene encoding 30S ribosomal protein S10, producing the protein MPTTLKIKLISFDYRLLDQWVKKIVELALKYDSTIKGPIPLPTKTKLYTVLKSPHVNKPSMEHFQKKEHRRLILISEYDNRLFSYFQRMSLPASLDLRLSLISS; encoded by the coding sequence ATGCCTACTACTCTAAAGATCAAACTAATCTCTTTTGACTACAGACTATTAGATCAATGAGTAAAGAAGATAGTAGAGTTAGCTTTAAAGTATGACTCTACTATTAAAGGTCCTATTCCTTTACCTACTAAGACTAAGTTGTATACAGTCTTAAAGTCTCCACACGTTAATAAGCCTTCTATGGAACACTTTCAAAAGAAAGAACACAGAAGACTTATTTTGATCTCTGAGTATGACAATAGACTATTCTCTTACTTTCAAAGAATGAGTCTTCCAGCCTCTCTAGACTTAAGACTCTCTTTAATTAGTAGTTAG
- the rplC gene encoding 50S ribosomal protein L3, with product MYREVICQKIGMSSIFSESGSNLPVTFLKPVALQVLEIKTKDKFGYNSLVVGVGEECPAKKLIKPVQGQFTKHSLPLRRKITELKWDGEKEYKVGEFVEFQNLFQEGEKIKVQGISRGMGFTGAIKRWNFATSPKTHGAGYPHRFQGSLETGRGGRSPQKVWKGKKMSGHMGNETCTIRNLRILYIDTEKSLIAIKGSIPGRKKSLVRVRSLHKAKAIVPEKLLVKNTK from the coding sequence ATGTACAGAGAAGTTATATGTCAAAAGATTGGGATGAGTAGTATCTTTAGTGAGTCTGGAAGTAACTTACCTGTAACTTTCTTAAAACCTGTAGCTTTACAGGTTTTAGAGATAAAGACTAAAGATAAATTCGGATACAACTCTTTAGTAGTTGGAGTAGGAGAAGAGTGTCCAGCTAAAAAGTTAATTAAACCAGTACAGGGTCAATTCACAAAACACTCTCTTCCACTAAGAAGAAAGATTACTGAACTTAAGTGAGATGGAGAAAAAGAATATAAGGTAGGAGAGTTTGTAGAGTTCCAAAATCTTTTTCAAGAGGGAGAAAAGATTAAGGTACAGGGAATTTCTAGAGGTATGGGTTTCACTGGAGCAATTAAGAGATGGAACTTTGCCACTAGCCCAAAGACTCACGGAGCAGGTTATCCCCACAGATTCCAAGGATCTCTAGAAACAGGGAGAGGAGGTAGATCTCCGCAAAAAGTGTGAAAAGGAAAGAAGATGTCAGGACATATGGGTAATGAAACTTGCACTATAAGAAATCTAAGAATTCTCTATATAGATACAGAGAAATCTCTAATAGCTATTAAAGGATCTATACCCGGAAGAAAGAAATCTTTAGTGAGAGTTAGATCTCTACACAAAGCAAAAGCTATAGTTCCAGAGAAGCTATTAGTTAAGAACACTAAATAA
- the rplD gene encoding 50S ribosomal protein L4, which translates to MSTTPSVDIYLLDGSVDQSLALSELVSTWSAEFYYPDAIFQTVVSEASSSRLARPHTKTKGEVSGGGKKPYRQKHTGRARQGSRRNPQFVGGGTTFGPRNNVNHYKKVNKRVKALAVRSCWTDAFNNSKVIAISEKKLESHPENKTKIVYSFFSSVGTSKKIEKFKSKKLLLLVKDKTEQLALGARNINNLEVARVSALSIRQLMKADLIAFSSDGFQSFRENYLSKWS; encoded by the coding sequence ATGTCTACAACTCCCTCAGTTGATATCTATCTACTGGATGGTTCAGTAGATCAATCACTTGCTCTTTCAGAACTTGTATCTACTTGAAGTGCAGAGTTCTACTATCCAGATGCAATCTTTCAAACAGTTGTAAGTGAAGCCTCTTCCAGTAGATTAGCTAGACCACACACCAAGACTAAAGGGGAAGTCTCTGGTGGCGGTAAGAAACCTTATAGACAAAAACATACTGGTAGAGCTAGACAAGGTTCTAGAAGAAATCCACAGTTTGTAGGTGGTGGTACCACCTTTGGACCTAGAAATAATGTCAACCACTACAAAAAGGTAAATAAAAGAGTTAAAGCTTTAGCTGTTAGATCTTGTTGAACAGATGCATTCAACAACAGTAAGGTAATAGCTATCTCAGAAAAGAAATTAGAGAGCCATCCAGAAAATAAAACAAAGATTGTTTATTCATTTTTCTCCTCAGTAGGTACTTCTAAAAAGATAGAGAAATTTAAGTCTAAAAAGTTATTGTTATTAGTTAAAGATAAAACAGAACAACTAGCTCTAGGAGCTAGAAATATTAATAACTTAGAGGTTGCAAGAGTCTCTGCTTTATCTATTAGACAACTAATGAAAGCTGATCTAATAGCTTTTAGCAGTGATGGATTTCAATCTTTTAGAGAAAACTATCTCTCCAAATGGAGTTAA
- the rplW gene encoding 50S ribosomal protein L23 — protein MELIDVIREPYLNKKRGSPSTNKFVLTFLVDRKANKVMIKKAFQSFFGVKALAVNTLVKKPKPARMTQKSRKNFTKAKKIAYVSLLREDFLNLKRSLEGDTELLEKELEEAMKEAEAQSSEPKSVDVQEEIKEVVEESVEEVKTEGETETIVEEEIKVEDKEETVVEEIKEEKIEEEQPVVEEKAEEPKE, from the coding sequence ATGGAGTTAATAGACGTAATAAGAGAACCCTATCTAAATAAGAAGAGAGGTTCTCCCTCTACTAATAAGTTTGTTTTGACTTTCTTAGTAGATAGAAAGGCTAATAAGGTAATGATTAAGAAAGCCTTTCAATCTTTCTTTGGAGTAAAAGCTTTAGCAGTTAATACCTTAGTAAAGAAGCCTAAGCCTGCAAGAATGACTCAAAAGAGTAGAAAGAACTTTACTAAAGCTAAGAAGATAGCTTATGTATCACTCTTAAGAGAGGACTTCTTGAATCTAAAGAGATCACTAGAGGGAGATACAGAATTACTAGAAAAAGAACTGGAGGAGGCTATGAAGGAAGCTGAAGCTCAATCTTCAGAACCTAAGAGTGTTGATGTTCAAGAAGAAATTAAAGAAGTAGTGGAAGAATCTGTTGAAGAAGTTAAGACTGAAGGGGAAACTGAAACAATAGTAGAAGAAGAAATCAAGGTAGAGGACAAAGAAGAAACTGTTGTTGAGGAAATCAAAGAAGAAAAGATTGAAGAAGAACAACCAGTAGTTGAAGAGAAGGCAGAAGAGCCTAAAGAATAA
- the rplB gene encoding 50S ribosomal protein L2, whose product MPIKQTIPRSSGKRVILTIDYNKCLTPNYKPYKPLLTPLKKHGGRNNTGKITVRHRGGENKRKYRIIDLKRDKLDILGRVATVEYDPNRTCFISLVHYADGEKRYILAPEGIKEGDRVLSSNSRTSLKIGDSMPIGIIPEGMMVHNVEIKPGEGGKMVRSAGAQAQILGKDLTGKYTIIKLPSKEIRKVINEARATLGQLSAIDHNLVRLGKAGSNRKLGVRPTVRGVAMNPNDHIHGGGEGRCSIGRDAPRTPWGKRHLGVKTRSKKRYSNRFIVQSRNAKK is encoded by the coding sequence ATGCCCATCAAGCAAACAATTCCAAGAAGCTCAGGAAAAAGAGTTATCTTAACTATTGACTACAACAAGTGTTTAACTCCAAACTATAAGCCATATAAACCTTTATTAACTCCACTAAAGAAACATGGAGGAAGAAATAATACAGGAAAGATTACTGTAAGACACAGAGGGGGAGAGAACAAAAGAAAGTACAGAATCATAGATCTAAAGAGAGATAAGTTAGATATATTAGGTAGAGTAGCTACAGTTGAGTATGATCCCAATAGAACTTGCTTTATCTCTTTAGTTCACTATGCAGATGGAGAAAAGAGATATATATTAGCTCCAGAAGGTATTAAAGAAGGGGATAGAGTTCTATCTAGCAATAGTAGAACTAGCTTAAAGATAGGAGACTCTATGCCTATAGGTATAATCCCTGAAGGTATGATGGTACACAATGTAGAGATAAAACCCGGAGAAGGGGGTAAGATGGTTAGATCTGCAGGAGCTCAAGCTCAAATACTAGGAAAAGACTTAACTGGTAAATATACCATTATTAAGTTACCTTCTAAGGAAATAAGAAAGGTTATTAATGAAGCAAGAGCTACTCTTGGACAACTCTCAGCTATTGATCACAACTTAGTAAGACTAGGAAAAGCAGGTTCTAATAGAAAGCTAGGAGTTAGACCGACTGTTAGAGGTGTAGCAATGAACCCTAATGATCACATACATGGGGGAGGAGAAGGAAGATGTTCTATTGGTAGAGATGCTCCTAGAACTCCTTGGGGAAAGAGACACTTAGGAGTTAAGACTAGATCAAAAAAGAGATACTCTAATAGATTTATTGTTCAGTCTAGAAATGCTAAGAAATAA